In Streptomyces dangxiongensis, one DNA window encodes the following:
- a CDS encoding TOBE domain-containing protein, protein MSLSIRNQLPGTVTEVHPGEVMATVGVRLNGGQNLTAAITLEAVEQLGLAPGSPVHALVKSTEVSLATNRVAGLSIRNQLPGAVTHLVVGDVMASVKVTVDGGELTAVITRDAAEDLGLFVGSDVVALIKATEVSLATA, encoded by the coding sequence ATGAGTCTCAGCATCCGCAACCAGTTGCCCGGCACCGTCACCGAGGTGCACCCCGGCGAGGTGATGGCGACCGTCGGCGTCCGCCTGAACGGGGGCCAGAACCTGACGGCGGCCATCACCCTGGAGGCCGTCGAGCAGCTCGGTCTCGCCCCGGGCTCCCCCGTGCACGCCTTGGTGAAGTCGACGGAGGTGTCCCTGGCCACCAACCGGGTCGCGGGCCTGTCGATCCGCAACCAGCTTCCCGGCGCGGTCACCCACCTCGTGGTCGGCGACGTCATGGCCTCCGTGAAGGTCACCGTGGACGGTGGTGAACTCACCGCCGTCATCACCAGGGACGCGGCCGAGGACCTCGGCCTCTTCGTGGGCTCCGACGTCGTTGCCCTGATCAAGGCGACCGAGGTCTCGCTGGCGACGGCGTAG
- a CDS encoding ABC transporter ATP-binding protein, which produces MKNTDPEPTDTPADTLGPGTPAATGAPEYPPSPDTPTATGDPAPRPLPQAPAAADGARAPQGPPAPDDETRSCGAGGNPKPAEGRPTAPHPHPHPKRPPHEGLDAHLVVDRPPFRLDVTLTATPGDVVALLGPNGAGKTTALRALAGLTPLADGHLRLDGTSLERTPPESRPVGVVFQDYLLFPHLSALDNVAFGPRCRGAGKAEARAQAAVWLERMGLAAHAGVRPRRLSGGQAQRVALARALATGPRLLLLDEPLAALDARTRLEVRAQLRRHLAEFEAVCVLVTHDPLDAMVLADRLVVVEDGRVVQEGTPADIARHPRTDYIAQLVGLNLYRGQAAGHTVRLDAGPAITTTEELSGPVFVAFPPSAVTLFRDRPSGASARNVWRCEVAGLETHGDRIRADLTGGLALTADLTTVAAAELDLHPGAPVWAMVKATQTHAYPA; this is translated from the coding sequence ATGAAGAACACCGACCCCGAACCCACCGACACCCCCGCCGACACCCTGGGCCCAGGCACACCGGCGGCCACCGGCGCCCCCGAATACCCGCCGAGCCCAGATACCCCGACAGCCACCGGCGACCCCGCCCCACGCCCACTCCCGCAGGCACCGGCAGCCGCCGACGGCGCTCGCGCCCCGCAGGGGCCACCGGCACCCGACGACGAGACCCGCTCGTGCGGTGCGGGTGGCAACCCGAAACCGGCCGAAGGCCGGCCGACCGCCCCCCACCCGCACCCACACCCGAAACGGCCCCCTCACGAGGGCCTGGACGCTCACCTCGTCGTAGACCGCCCCCCGTTCCGCCTGGACGTGACTCTGACGGCCACCCCAGGGGACGTCGTCGCCCTGCTCGGTCCCAACGGCGCCGGCAAGACCACCGCCCTGCGCGCCCTCGCCGGTCTCACCCCGCTCGCCGACGGCCACCTGCGCCTGGACGGCACCTCGCTGGAGCGCACTCCTCCGGAGTCCCGCCCGGTCGGCGTGGTCTTCCAGGACTACCTGCTCTTCCCGCACCTGTCCGCCCTGGACAACGTCGCCTTCGGCCCCCGCTGCCGGGGCGCGGGCAAGGCCGAGGCCCGCGCGCAGGCGGCGGTCTGGCTGGAGCGCATGGGGCTGGCCGCTCACGCGGGCGTCAGACCGCGCCGCCTCTCCGGCGGCCAGGCCCAGCGCGTCGCGCTCGCCCGCGCCCTCGCCACCGGTCCCCGGCTGCTGCTCCTGGACGAACCGCTGGCGGCCCTGGACGCCCGTACCCGCCTGGAGGTCCGCGCCCAGCTCCGCCGCCACCTGGCCGAGTTCGAGGCGGTCTGCGTACTGGTCACCCATGACCCGCTGGACGCCATGGTCCTCGCGGACCGCCTGGTGGTCGTGGAGGACGGGCGGGTCGTGCAGGAGGGCACGCCCGCCGACATCGCCCGCCACCCCCGCACGGACTACATCGCCCAGCTCGTCGGCCTCAACCTCTACCGCGGGCAGGCCGCGGGCCACACGGTACGGCTCGACGCCGGGCCCGCGATCACGACGACGGAGGAGCTGTCGGGACCGGTCTTCGTGGCGTTCCCGCCGTCGGCCGTGACCCTGTTCCGGGACCGGCCCTCCGGCGCCAGCGCCCGGAACGTGTGGCGCTGTGAGGTAGCGGGCCTGGAGACGCACGGCGACCGGATCCGCGCCGACCTCACCGGCGGACTCGCGCTGACGGCGGACCTGACGACGGTCGCCGCGGCCGAGCTGGACCTGCACCCCGGTGCGCCGGTCTGGGCGATGGTCAAGGCGACGCAGACGCACGCGTACCCGGCCTGA
- a CDS encoding ABC transporter permease: MTPLDEPGAAAGPRTRRPGHLRAGTGGRRGVPLPLLLPGLLALAFLLLPLLALLVRAPWRSLPEELTSMEVWQALELSLVTATAATAVCLVLGVPLAWLLARTDFPGRGLVRALVTLPLVLPPVVGGVALLLALGRNGVIGKWLDSWFGITLPFTTAGVVVAEAFVALPFLVISVEGTLRAADPRYEEAATTLGASRFTAFRRVTLPLIAPGVAAGAVLAWARALGEFGATITFAGNFPGRTQTMPLAVYLALQNDPEAAVSLSLVLLTVSIAVLAGLRDRWTTTS; this comes from the coding sequence GTGACCCCGCTCGACGAACCCGGCGCCGCGGCCGGCCCCCGCACGCGCCGGCCGGGGCACCTCCGCGCCGGCACGGGGGGCCGGCGCGGAGTGCCGTTGCCACTGCTGCTGCCGGGGCTGCTGGCCCTGGCGTTCCTGCTGCTGCCGCTGCTCGCCCTGCTCGTCCGGGCGCCCTGGCGCAGCCTGCCGGAAGAGCTGACCAGCATGGAGGTGTGGCAGGCGCTTGAGCTGTCCCTGGTCACGGCCACCGCGGCGACCGCCGTGTGCCTCGTCCTCGGCGTACCGCTGGCCTGGCTGCTGGCCCGTACGGACTTTCCCGGCCGTGGCCTCGTGCGCGCCCTGGTGACACTGCCGCTGGTCCTGCCGCCGGTCGTCGGCGGCGTGGCCCTGCTCCTCGCCCTGGGCCGCAACGGCGTCATCGGCAAGTGGCTGGACTCCTGGTTCGGGATCACCCTGCCGTTCACCACCGCGGGCGTCGTGGTCGCGGAGGCGTTCGTGGCCCTGCCGTTCCTGGTCATCAGCGTGGAGGGCACGCTACGCGCCGCCGACCCGCGCTACGAGGAGGCGGCCACCACGCTGGGTGCCTCCCGCTTCACCGCGTTCCGTCGGGTCACACTGCCGCTGATCGCCCCCGGTGTCGCGGCGGGCGCGGTGCTGGCCTGGGCGCGCGCGCTCGGCGAGTTCGGCGCGACGATCACGTTCGCGGGCAACTTCCCCGGCCGCACCCAGACCATGCCGCTCGCGGTCTACCTGGCCCTCCAGAACGACCCCGAAGCCGCCGTCTCCCTCAGCCTCGTCCTGCTCACGGTGTCCATCGCGGTGCTGGCCGGCCTCAGAGACCGCTGGACAACCACCTCATGA
- the modA gene encoding molybdate ABC transporter substrate-binding protein translates to MTRSVRRTRRTLKPAGVAAVALMALSACSSSDSSTDRADKPAPKLSGTVTVLAAASLKESFTALGGEFEKQHPGTEVSFSFGGSDSLAANITGGAPADVFAAASPKTMAIVTDRKETAGTPATFVRNRLEIATVPGNPHKLSSLKDLTRSGLKVVLCDRTVPCGAAAQKALTAGKVKLTPVSYEQDVKGALTKVELKEADAAVVYKTDVKAAHGKVAGVEFPESADAVNDYPIALLKDAPNAEAAKAFIALVRSAEGQRVLSGAGFLKP, encoded by the coding sequence ATGACCCGTTCCGTGCGCCGGACCCGGCGGACACTGAAGCCGGCCGGCGTGGCGGCAGTCGCCCTGATGGCGCTCAGCGCATGCTCCTCCTCGGACTCCTCGACCGACCGGGCGGACAAGCCCGCCCCGAAGCTGTCCGGCACGGTCACCGTGCTCGCCGCCGCTTCCCTGAAGGAGAGCTTCACCGCGCTGGGCGGGGAGTTCGAGAAGCAGCACCCGGGCACCGAGGTCAGCTTCAGCTTCGGCGGCAGCGACAGCCTGGCCGCGAACATCACCGGCGGAGCGCCCGCGGACGTCTTCGCCGCCGCCAGCCCCAAGACCATGGCGATCGTGACGGACAGGAAGGAGACCGCCGGCACCCCGGCCACCTTCGTCCGCAACCGGCTGGAGATCGCCACCGTGCCGGGCAACCCGCACAAGCTGTCCTCCCTGAAGGACCTCACCCGGTCCGGTCTGAAGGTCGTCCTGTGCGACAGGACGGTGCCGTGCGGCGCCGCCGCCCAGAAGGCCCTGACCGCGGGCAAGGTGAAGCTGACCCCCGTCTCCTACGAACAGGACGTCAAGGGCGCCCTGACCAAGGTGGAGCTGAAGGAGGCCGACGCGGCCGTCGTCTACAAGACCGACGTGAAGGCCGCGCACGGCAAGGTGGCGGGCGTGGAGTTCCCCGAGTCCGCCGACGCCGTCAACGACTACCCGATCGCCCTGCTGAAGGACGCGCCGAACGCCGAAGCCGCCAAAGCGTTCATCGCCCTCGTGCGGTCCGCCGAGGGCCAGCGGGTGCTGAGCGGGGCCGGGTTCCTCAAGCCGTGA
- a CDS encoding TOBE domain-containing protein, which translates to MQSYTIGQAARLLGVSPDTARRWADAGRMTTHRDESGRRLIDGRDLAAFSVELARAGGGEEDVSHTSVRNAFPGIVTAIKLGDVAAQVEIQAGPHRLVSLLTREAVEELGLEVGMEATARVKSTNVHIDRV; encoded by the coding sequence ATGCAGTCCTACACGATCGGCCAGGCCGCACGGCTGCTCGGCGTCAGTCCCGACACCGCCCGCCGCTGGGCCGACGCCGGCCGGATGACCACCCACCGCGACGAGTCCGGCCGGCGCCTCATCGACGGCCGGGACCTGGCCGCTTTCTCGGTCGAACTGGCCCGGGCGGGCGGCGGCGAGGAGGACGTCTCCCACACCTCCGTGCGCAACGCGTTCCCCGGCATCGTCACCGCGATCAAGCTCGGTGACGTCGCCGCCCAGGTGGAGATCCAGGCGGGCCCGCACCGGCTCGTCTCGCTGCTCACCCGGGAAGCCGTTGAGGAACTCGGCCTCGAGGTCGGCATGGAGGCCACCGCCCGCGTGAAGTCCACCAACGTGCACATCGACCGGGTCTGA
- a CDS encoding APC family permease, producing MATTEHPPSTSRLRAWMLEGLSDMGKSGGHTGPHAEPEPAHKGQRWWRVMCLTGVDYFSTLGYQPGIAALAAGLLSPVATVVLVVVTLAGALPVYRRVAAESPHGEGSIAMLERLLSFWQGKLFVLTLLGFAATDFLITMTLSAADASTHLVENPHLTNALQGKQMLITLFLVALLGAVFLKGFLEAIGVAVALVGVYLGLNVVVVIVGLWHVITAGHLVTDWAGALTTEHGNVFAMVGVALLVFPKLALGLSGFETGVAVMPHVKGDPGDTEQRPAGRIRDTRKLLTTAALIMSGFLIATSFITTLLIPEREFKAGGSANGRALSYLAHEYIGGVFGTVYDVSTIAILWFAGASAMAGLLNLMPRYLPRYGMAPHWARAVRPMVIVFTLVAFLVTWIFDADVNKQGGAYATGVLVLISSAAIAVTIAARKAGQRGWTIGFAVIAAVFLYTTVVNVIERPDGVKIGACFIAGIILVSLLSRLARAFELRVTSVTLDPLAERFVRDVAHRKMRFIANEPDRRDQAEYREKIEQIRADNDMPEQEDFIFAEVTVTDPSEFETGLTVRGEVLHGRYRVLTLEHSSISNALAALLLHVRDTTGCTPHIYFEWTEGGPFTNFLRFFLFGQGEVAPVTREVLREAEPDRARRPRVHTG from the coding sequence ATGGCCACGACCGAGCACCCTCCCAGTACCAGCCGCCTGCGCGCCTGGATGCTGGAAGGGCTGTCCGACATGGGGAAGAGCGGTGGCCATACGGGGCCGCACGCCGAACCCGAGCCCGCGCACAAGGGACAGCGCTGGTGGCGGGTGATGTGCCTGACCGGTGTCGACTACTTCTCCACCCTCGGCTACCAGCCGGGCATCGCCGCGCTCGCGGCCGGCCTGCTCTCCCCGGTGGCGACCGTCGTGCTCGTCGTAGTGACCCTGGCCGGCGCCCTGCCGGTCTATCGCCGGGTGGCCGCGGAGAGCCCGCACGGCGAGGGCTCCATCGCGATGCTGGAACGCCTGCTCTCCTTCTGGCAGGGCAAGCTGTTCGTGCTCACGCTGCTGGGCTTCGCGGCGACCGACTTCCTGATCACCATGACGCTCTCCGCCGCCGACGCCTCCACCCACCTGGTGGAGAACCCGCACCTGACCAACGCCCTGCAGGGCAAGCAGATGCTGATCACCCTGTTCCTGGTGGCGTTGCTCGGCGCGGTCTTCCTCAAGGGCTTCCTGGAGGCGATCGGGGTCGCCGTCGCCCTGGTCGGCGTCTACCTCGGGCTGAACGTCGTCGTCGTGATCGTCGGCCTGTGGCACGTCATCACCGCCGGCCACCTGGTCACCGACTGGGCCGGTGCCCTGACCACGGAACACGGCAACGTCTTCGCGATGGTCGGCGTGGCACTGCTCGTCTTCCCCAAGCTCGCCCTGGGCCTGTCCGGCTTCGAGACCGGTGTCGCCGTCATGCCCCACGTCAAGGGTGACCCTGGCGACACCGAGCAGCGGCCGGCCGGCCGGATCCGGGACACCAGGAAGCTGCTGACCACGGCCGCGCTCATCATGAGCGGCTTCCTGATCGCCACCAGCTTCATCACCACGCTGCTGATCCCGGAGCGGGAGTTCAAGGCCGGCGGCAGCGCCAACGGCCGCGCGCTCTCCTACCTCGCGCACGAGTACATCGGCGGCGTCTTCGGCACGGTGTACGACGTCTCGACCATCGCCATCCTGTGGTTCGCCGGCGCCTCCGCCATGGCCGGCCTGCTGAACCTGATGCCGCGCTACCTGCCCCGCTACGGCATGGCCCCGCACTGGGCGCGTGCCGTGCGCCCGATGGTCATCGTCTTCACGCTGGTCGCCTTCCTGGTGACCTGGATCTTCGACGCCGACGTCAACAAGCAGGGCGGTGCCTACGCCACCGGTGTACTGGTGCTGATCAGCTCGGCCGCCATCGCGGTGACCATCGCCGCGCGCAAGGCGGGGCAGCGGGGCTGGACCATCGGGTTCGCGGTGATAGCGGCGGTGTTCCTCTACACGACCGTGGTGAACGTCATCGAGCGTCCGGACGGTGTGAAGATCGGCGCCTGCTTCATCGCGGGCATCATCCTGGTCTCCCTGCTGTCCCGGCTGGCCCGCGCCTTCGAACTGCGGGTGACCAGCGTGACGCTGGACCCGCTGGCGGAACGGTTCGTCCGCGACGTGGCCCACCGGAAGATGCGGTTCATCGCCAACGAGCCGGACCGCCGCGACCAGGCCGAGTACCGCGAGAAGATCGAACAGATCCGGGCCGACAACGACATGCCCGAGCAGGAGGACTTCATCTTCGCGGAGGTCACCGTGACCGACCCCTCCGAATTCGAGACGGGCCTGACCGTACGCGGCGAGGTCCTGCACGGCCGCTACCGCGTGCTGACGCTGGAGCACTCCTCCATCTCCAACGCGCTGGCCGCGCTCCTCCTCCACGTCCGGGACACCACCGGCTGCACCCCGCACATCTACTTCGAGTGGACCGAGGGCGGTCCGTTCACCAACTTCCTGCGCTTCTTCCTCTTCGGGCAGGGCGAGGTCGCCCCGGTGACCCGTGAGGTACTGCGCGAGGCGGAACCGGACCGGGCACGCCGGCCGCGGGTGCACACCGGGTGA
- a CDS encoding DUF5999 family protein, which yields MCQHQPPCPTAESADRESARLMAHHPEQGWSLLCNGVLLFEDTGELLPDGSVIAPHRPLGAEQVMTAA from the coding sequence ATGTGCCAGCACCAGCCGCCGTGCCCGACAGCCGAATCCGCCGACCGGGAGTCCGCCCGCCTCATGGCGCACCACCCGGAGCAGGGGTGGAGCCTGCTGTGCAACGGCGTCCTGCTCTTCGAGGACACCGGCGAGCTGCTGCCCGACGGCAGCGTCATCGCCCCGCACCGCCCGCTCGGCGCGGAGCAGGTGATGACCGCCGCCTGA
- a CDS encoding glutamate-cysteine ligase family protein yields MGEKVVAGQFDLSDRQRYRERLQKCLTGLERLLAEKRFDRPKNLMGVEIELNLAGRDGMPKMLNGQVLERIASRDFQTELAMFNLEVNIAPHRLGGRVFDQLAEELRTSLAYADRKAGEVDAGIVMIGILPTLGRDDLVSSNLSEVDRYTLLNDQIVAARGEDFRLDIEGVEHLVCTSKSIVPEAACTSVQLHLQVTPDRFADVWNAAQAASAAQIAVGANSPFLFGHELWRESRPPLFTQSTDTRPPELQAQGVRPRTWFGERWVSSAYELFEENQRYFPALLPICDDEEPLEIIEAGGVPKLAELVLHNGTIYRWNRPVYGIADGVPHLRVENRVLPAGPTIIDIIANAAFFYGLVRALAEEPRPVWTRLPFAAAEANFDAACRHGIDARFVWPRRGRYGGTGEVDAVTLVRDELLPLAAAGLDAWGVEAADRDLYLGVIEERCRRRVNGASWQAATFHRALEKGMSRDAALAATTRRYAELMHVGEPVHTWPVGLPDPVPLG; encoded by the coding sequence ATGGGGGAGAAGGTCGTGGCAGGGCAGTTCGACCTGTCCGATCGCCAGCGCTACCGTGAAAGGCTCCAAAAGTGCCTGACGGGGCTGGAGCGACTGCTGGCAGAGAAGCGATTCGACCGTCCCAAGAACCTCATGGGGGTCGAGATCGAATTGAATCTCGCCGGCCGTGACGGCATGCCGAAAATGTTGAACGGACAGGTACTTGAGCGCATCGCCAGCCGTGACTTCCAGACCGAACTCGCCATGTTCAACCTGGAGGTCAACATAGCCCCGCACCGCCTGGGCGGCCGGGTGTTCGACCAGCTCGCCGAGGAGCTGCGGACCTCCCTCGCCTACGCCGACCGCAAGGCCGGTGAGGTGGACGCGGGCATAGTGATGATCGGCATCCTGCCCACGCTGGGCCGCGACGACCTGGTCTCCTCCAACCTCTCGGAGGTCGACCGCTACACCCTGCTCAACGACCAGATCGTGGCCGCGCGCGGGGAGGACTTCCGGCTCGACATCGAGGGCGTGGAGCATCTCGTGTGCACGTCGAAGTCCATCGTCCCCGAGGCCGCGTGCACCTCGGTGCAGCTACACCTCCAGGTCACCCCGGACCGGTTCGCCGACGTGTGGAACGCGGCGCAGGCCGCGTCCGCCGCGCAGATCGCCGTCGGCGCCAACTCGCCGTTCCTCTTCGGTCACGAGCTGTGGCGCGAGTCCCGGCCCCCGCTGTTCACACAGTCCACCGACACCCGCCCGCCCGAGCTGCAGGCGCAGGGCGTACGGCCGCGGACGTGGTTCGGCGAGCGGTGGGTGTCGTCCGCGTACGAGCTGTTCGAGGAGAACCAGCGCTACTTCCCGGCTCTGCTGCCCATCTGCGACGACGAGGAGCCGCTGGAGATCATCGAGGCCGGCGGGGTGCCCAAGCTCGCCGAACTCGTCCTGCACAACGGCACCATCTACCGGTGGAACCGGCCGGTGTACGGCATCGCGGACGGCGTCCCGCACCTGCGCGTGGAGAACCGGGTGCTGCCCGCCGGGCCGACCATCATCGACATCATCGCCAACGCGGCCTTCTTCTACGGCCTCGTCCGCGCCCTCGCCGAGGAGCCCCGGCCGGTGTGGACGCGCTTGCCGTTCGCCGCGGCCGAGGCGAACTTCGACGCGGCGTGCCGGCACGGCATCGACGCCCGCTTCGTCTGGCCCCGGCGAGGCCGGTACGGCGGCACGGGCGAGGTCGACGCGGTCACGCTGGTCCGCGACGAACTGCTGCCGCTCGCCGCCGCCGGGCTGGACGCGTGGGGCGTGGAGGCCGCGGACCGGGACCTCTACCTGGGCGTGATCGAGGAACGCTGCCGGCGCCGGGTGAACGGGGCGTCCTGGCAGGCGGCCACGTTCCACCGGGCACTGGAGAAGGGCATGTCGCGTGACGCGGCACTGGCGGCGACGACGCGGCGGTACGCCGAGCTGATGCACGTCGGGGAGCCGGTGCACACGTGGCCGGTGGGCCTGCCGGACCCGGTACCCCTGGGCTGA
- a CDS encoding CPBP family intramembrane glutamic endopeptidase: MQVEADSVAGSPARARDPRRILRDETLLVLALSLGASGVSALISFIGSVTRPGGLKDQAATLNASAAPGRPWLDLAWQLFGIASALVPVALVAHLLLREGASLRTLGFDRTRPGPDLARGAGVAAVIGSTGIAFYLAARGLGFNLTVVPEALPDVWWKYPVLILSALQNAILEEVIVVGYLLRRLGRLGWTPGTALVASAVLRGSYHLYQGIGGFLGNMVMGVVFVYLYRRWGRVGPLVVAHSLLDIGAFVGYALLAGKVGWLPTA; this comes from the coding sequence GTGCAGGTGGAAGCTGACTCGGTGGCCGGTTCCCCGGCGCGGGCGAGGGACCCGCGGCGGATACTGCGGGACGAGACACTGCTGGTCCTCGCGCTCTCGCTCGGCGCGAGCGGCGTGTCCGCGCTGATCAGCTTCATCGGCTCGGTCACCCGGCCGGGCGGCCTCAAGGACCAGGCGGCCACCCTCAACGCCTCCGCCGCGCCCGGCCGCCCGTGGCTCGACCTGGCCTGGCAGCTCTTCGGCATCGCCAGCGCCCTGGTCCCCGTGGCCCTCGTCGCGCACCTGCTGCTGCGGGAGGGCGCGAGCCTGCGCACGCTGGGCTTCGACCGCACCCGCCCCGGGCCCGATCTGGCCCGGGGCGCCGGCGTCGCCGCCGTGATCGGCAGCACCGGCATCGCCTTCTATCTGGCCGCCCGCGGTCTCGGCTTCAACCTGACCGTCGTCCCCGAGGCACTGCCGGACGTGTGGTGGAAGTACCCGGTCCTGATCCTCTCCGCCCTCCAGAACGCGATCCTCGAAGAGGTCATCGTCGTCGGCTACCTGCTGCGCAGGCTGGGCCGGCTGGGCTGGACCCCGGGGACCGCGCTGGTGGCCAGCGCGGTCCTGCGCGGCTCCTACCACCTCTACCAGGGCATCGGCGGCTTCCTCGGCAACATGGTCATGGGCGTGGTGTTCGTGTACCTGTACCGCCGCTGGGGCCGGGTCGGGCCGCTGGTCGTCGCGCACTCACTGCTCGACATCGGCGCGTTCGTCGGCTACGCCCTCCTCGCGGGCAAGGTGGGCTGGCTGCCGACGGCCTGA
- a CDS encoding PhzF family phenazine biosynthesis protein — MRMRIVDAFTDRPFTGNPAGVLLLDDVFPDDDWLQNVAMEVNHAETAFAHRLPGGGEADWALRWFTPVAEVAMCGHATLATAHVLHTTGTHTGSVRFATRSGVLVATTAADGSITLDFPTAPLIPVELPAGVTEALGAAPVAAFDTGPNVGDLLVELADEKTVLGLSPDHRALGAFSSRGVIATAPADDPARGYDFVSRCFFPNVGIDEDPVTGSAHTALAPHWSARLGRDDLTGLQASRRTGLVRTGLRGERTLLTGRAVTVIDGELRA, encoded by the coding sequence ATGCGTATGCGAATCGTGGATGCCTTCACCGACCGCCCCTTCACCGGCAACCCGGCCGGAGTCCTGCTCCTCGACGACGTCTTCCCGGACGACGACTGGCTCCAGAACGTCGCCATGGAGGTCAACCACGCCGAGACGGCATTCGCGCACCGGCTGCCCGGTGGCGGTGAGGCGGACTGGGCGCTGCGTTGGTTCACACCCGTCGCCGAGGTCGCGATGTGCGGCCACGCCACACTGGCCACCGCCCACGTGCTGCACACCACCGGCACTCACACGGGTTCCGTACGGTTCGCCACCCGAAGCGGTGTCCTCGTCGCCACCACCGCCGCCGACGGGTCGATCACGCTCGACTTCCCGACCGCCCCGCTCATCCCCGTCGAGCTGCCGGCCGGGGTCACCGAGGCGCTGGGCGCGGCGCCGGTCGCCGCCTTCGACACCGGGCCGAACGTCGGTGACCTGCTGGTGGAGCTGGCCGACGAGAAGACCGTCCTCGGCCTGTCTCCCGACCACAGGGCCCTCGGAGCCTTCTCGTCCCGCGGTGTCATCGCCACCGCCCCCGCCGACGACCCGGCCCGGGGATACGACTTCGTCTCCCGCTGCTTCTTCCCGAACGTCGGCATCGACGAGGACCCGGTCACCGGCAGCGCCCACACCGCACTCGCCCCGCACTGGTCCGCCCGCCTCGGCCGCGACGACCTCACCGGACTCCAGGCCTCCCGCCGCACCGGACTGGTCCGTACCGGGCTGCGGGGCGAGCGGACGCTGCTCACCGGCCGCGCGGTCACGGTCATCGACGGCGAGCTGCGCGCCTGA
- a CDS encoding formylglycine-generating enzyme family protein, with product MDVMMGNEMIAVPPGQVMLSDRRTRRSWSVELAPYQLAASPVTQALYAQITGQRPSTAQGDQLPVECVSWWDAARFCNALSQCAGLTPAYHFRAEAEDVVWDASADGYRLPTEAEWEHACRAGTTGPHYGDLDEIGWYRGNSHERIHEVGGKLPNSWGLYDMLGNVWDWCWDVYDAEVYGAYRVLRGGGWFDEHWSCRASARRRSHPTFQVDDVGFRVARSVVR from the coding sequence ATGGACGTGATGATGGGGAACGAGATGATCGCCGTCCCGCCGGGGCAGGTGATGCTGTCGGATCGGCGGACGCGGCGCAGTTGGTCGGTCGAGCTTGCGCCCTACCAGCTCGCGGCATCCCCGGTCACCCAGGCGTTGTACGCACAGATCACAGGCCAGCGGCCGAGTACCGCCCAGGGGGACCAGTTGCCCGTCGAGTGCGTCTCCTGGTGGGACGCGGCGCGGTTCTGCAACGCCCTGTCCCAGTGCGCCGGCCTCACGCCCGCGTACCACTTCCGTGCCGAGGCCGAAGATGTCGTGTGGGACGCGTCCGCCGACGGGTATCGACTGCCGACCGAAGCCGAGTGGGAGCACGCCTGCCGTGCAGGGACGACCGGGCCGCACTACGGGGATCTCGACGAGATCGGCTGGTACCGCGGTAACTCGCACGAGCGCATCCACGAGGTGGGCGGCAAACTCCCCAACTCGTGGGGGCTTTACGACATGCTCGGCAACGTCTGGGACTGGTGCTGGGACGTCTACGACGCCGAGGTCTATGGCGCCTACCGGGTGCTCCGTGGCGGTGGTTGGTTCGATGAGCACTGGAGTTGCCGGGCCTCCGCGCGGCGCCGCAGCCACCCGACTTTCCAGGTCGACGACGTGGGATTCCGCGTCGCGCGTTCTGTCGTGCGTTGA
- a CDS encoding phosphotransferase encodes MTAEDEALVGGMVNAGAVFRRGELVERPAPRNAGALHAYLLALKEHGFDAAPAPVGLTADGREQLTFIPGDVALSPFPVWAMTSSALESVGSLLRRLHETSAAVAVDTRAEWPPDLADPEGGTMLCHNDVCPENVVFRDGRAAALIDFDLAAPGRALWDFAMTARYWVPMLDPGSAAAFYPSGLDAAARLRILADSYGLSAGNRAELPAVIEQATEVCRAFVGRRVADGDPVYLQALAERGGWERWDRMQTWLVDHRQTFTSALLN; translated from the coding sequence ATGACGGCTGAAGACGAGGCGCTGGTCGGCGGGATGGTGAACGCGGGGGCGGTCTTCCGCCGGGGGGAGTTGGTGGAGCGACCGGCACCGCGCAACGCGGGCGCCCTGCATGCCTATCTCCTTGCGCTGAAGGAGCACGGCTTCGACGCGGCGCCGGCCCCTGTCGGTCTCACCGCGGATGGCCGTGAGCAGCTGACCTTCATCCCTGGCGACGTGGCTCTGTCGCCGTTCCCGGTCTGGGCGATGACGAGTTCTGCCCTCGAATCGGTGGGGAGCCTGCTGCGGCGTCTGCATGAGACCAGCGCGGCCGTCGCGGTCGACACCCGCGCCGAGTGGCCCCCGGACCTCGCCGACCCGGAGGGGGGAACGATGTTGTGCCACAACGATGTGTGCCCGGAAAACGTCGTCTTCCGCGACGGTCGTGCCGCCGCCCTGATCGATTTCGACTTGGCGGCCCCGGGCCGTGCCCTCTGGGACTTCGCCATGACCGCCCGCTATTGGGTGCCCATGCTCGATCCCGGGTCTGCGGCTGCTTTCTATCCTTCCGGCCTGGATGCGGCCGCACGGCTGCGGATTCTTGCCGACAGCTACGGCCTCTCGGCGGGGAACCGCGCCGAGTTGCCCGCCGTCATCGAGCAGGCCACAGAGGTCTGCCGGGCCTTCGTCGGCCGCCGCGTGGCCGACGGAGACCCCGTCTATCTCCAGGCGTTGGCCGAGCGTGGTGGATGGGAACGCTGGGACCGCATGCAGACCTGGCTGGTGGACCACCGCCAGACGTTCACGAGTGCCCTGCTGAACTGA